In Dendropsophus ebraccatus isolate aDenEbr1 chromosome 14, aDenEbr1.pat, whole genome shotgun sequence, the following proteins share a genomic window:
- the LOC138772655 gene encoding uncharacterized protein, with translation MERKRLRVDGIPTDIPAGRAKDKLTIHFLRSRNGGGDVESVEVIQGSPAYAIVTFEDDEVVESVLKIKDHTLRINDKIYNLVVSEVAGKAELEEVFQKLSLTVNYRKFPESCRSLLKNLMHTHTDVKFDFDKKSMTCTISGSYAEVQTLAQEILGNLDIEYTNPKKTSSDTRRKTKGERLKNHSDPQDIVQVLDQQTAPLYGSAVDETYKTTESLEQLQEPFVWDSDIFKYIQKYHSVEYQEILNVYHVQAVDESSDGITTIYLETVGRGKAHSTDLLYARSRLMGLYQDLEVLLRKEQIDKKDVSADQDFYRTLSSDLQRLYPSLLCHEDNQYLYLIGNGVDVAHGKQYISDLHMKFDRMLSYPDIQLGSSGASSVTERASLSLSPTYKHESKVGSRIAASFNSPTAHSSYSTRSHIDEKYLVSNSPSRQLLERDPPSDKKFFTSTITSDLLKNEDFSISQPDEKLGSKTMPSLKRRDVFPALKTGREDIRHRVATKPTGPLKPVLFTKASSELPYSSLVDINPPSMDFKIPEGKLRRSNSLSRVYSKESTSSEQQSDTAIYKDEIIVTDWLWHYIKQFYKSDIDSWCSQVVLTEEEKQNGDVTVKLKATDKAKLTLPKEKIQLLCWKEDSNITSSPIDYAALGVQGPDDSALVDWCDLFWKCSRKVSVKLEKDKLVLIYPKEIREDVLEEYNRHLDRKMKSPRDDVTPDNGPSSLHLKDKLELAEDYITKYKQSLEADLLSKPSSFYLGSEDTSQTSSYRTTRDLADQKLDSPVGGTDPFRGITHEHKAYFDDPVPALRDEKSPEPKELQDFFEDTKNRSTLEKTDSYASRKDVDDVSTEAKTYDHGSYTSEVLSQDINLSPPNVQSGLEPHYGEHDIATEGHTSLSQLRIPAVGQESETMDSICDQCRNSGKIVQTSSGHLCVKCYATSIISALNNAAKGTLRATMNHTPMSLRLSGYERDTTLKIIYEVPDGVQGAGDPQPGSLYKGGKFEAYLPDNREGRKLLALLQKALDQGLIFHIKTFDTGEKVTWHKIPHKTSPDGGKQKNGYPDLAYMKSTIAILKQNGIE, from the exons atggagaggaaaaggctgagAGTCGATGGAATTCCGACTGACATCCCAGCTGGACGTGCAAAGGATAAACTCACCATACATTTCCTGAGGAGCCGAAACGGGGGCGGGGATGTGGAAAGCGTCGAGGTTATCCAGGGAAGTCCGGCCTATGCCATTGTAACGTTTGAAGATgatgaag TGGTTGAAAGTGTCCTGAAAATTAAAGACCACACTTTACGAATCAATGACAAGATATACAACCTGGTGGTCAGCGAGGTGGCTGGCAAGGCGGAACTGGAGGAG GTATTTCAGAAGCTGTCATTGACCGTAAACTACAGAAAATTCCCAGAAAGCTGTCGAAGTCTTCTGAAGAACTtgatgcacactcatacagacgtGAAGTTTGACTTCGATAAAAAATCCATGACGTGTACTATCAGTGGGTCATATGCAGAGGTCCAGACCTTGGCACAGGAAATCTTAGGCAACTTAGATATTGAATATACAAACCCAAAGAAAACCTCATCCGATACACGAAGAAAAACCAAGGGCGAACGCCTTAAAAACCATTCAGACCCTCAAGATATCGTGCAAGTCTTGGATCAGCAAACTGCGCCTCTTTACGGGAGTGCAGTCGATGAAACATATAAGACGACGGAATCCTTAGAGCAACTGCAAGAACCTTTCGTATGGGATTCCGATATCTTCAAATACATCCAAAAATACCACTCGGTGGAATATCAGGAGATACTAAACGTATATCACGTCCAGGCAGTGGATGAAAGTTCAGATGGAATCACCACCATTTACCTTGAGACTGTAGGCAGGGGTAAAGCCCATTCGACTGACTTGTTATACGCACGATCCAGGCTAATGGGGCTTTATCAGGATTTAGAAGTACTTCTCCGGAAGGAGCAGATAGACAAGAAAGATGTGTCTGCAGATCAGGACTTTTATAGAACACTGTCAAGTGACCTCCAAAGACTGTATCCCTCGCTGCTTTGTCATGAGGATAACCAATATCTCTACCTTATCGGGAACGGGGTTGACGTGGCTCATGGGAAACAATACATCAGCGATCTACATATGAAGTTTGACAGGATGTTAAGTTACCCAGACATACAACTTGGGTCCAGCGGGGCTAGTAGCGTGACAGAAAGAGCGTCCCTTTCCTTGTCCCCCACTTACAAGCATGAAAGCAAAGTTGGAAGCAGGATAGCCGCCTCATTTAACTCTCCCACAGCACATAGCTCGTATTCAACAAGGAGCCATATAGATGAGAAATACCTGGTATCAAATAGTCCTAGCAGACAGCTACTAGAGCGTGATCCACCCAGCGACAAGAAATTTTTCACGTCCACCATTACAAGTGACCTTCTGAAGAATGAAGATTTTAGTATTTCACAACCCGACGAGAAATTGGGAAGCAAGACCATGCCATCCTTAAAAAGACGGGATGTGTTCCCTGCCCTAAAAACCGGCAGAGAGGATATAAGACACAGAGTCGCTACTAAACCTACAGGTCCCCTCAAACCTGTCCTGTTTACCAAAGCCTCAAGTGAACTACCTTACTCCAGCCTTGTAGACATTAACCCACCATCCATGGACTTCAAAATACCGGAAGGTAAACTTCGAAGATCCAATAGTTTATCCCGTGTTTATTCCAAAGAGAGTACCTCTTCTGAGCAACAGAGCGATACAGCGATATACAAAGATGAAATCATCGTGACCGACTGGCTGTGGCATTATATCAAACAATTCTATAAGTCCGACATTGATAGTTGGTGTTCGCAGGTCGTGTTGACTGAAGAGGAAAAGCAAAATGGCGACGTTACCGTAAAGCTGAAGGCAACTGACAAAGCTAAGTTGACTTTACCAAAGGAAAAGATTCAGCTATTGTGTTGGAAAGAGGATAGTAACATCACCAGTTCTCCCATTGACTATGCCGCGCTTGGGGTTCAAGGTCCAGATGACAGCGCGCTGGTTGACTGGTGCGATCTGTTCTGGAAATGCTCCAGAAAAGTTTCAGTTAAGCTGGAAAAGGATAAACTAGTTCTTATCTATCCCAAAGAAATTCGGGAAGATGTTCTAGAAGAGTACAATCGGCACTTAGATCGGAAAATGAAGTCACCGAGGGATGATGTGACGCCAGACAATGGACCGTCTTCTTTACACCTAAAGGATAAATTAGAGCTCGCTGAAGATTATATCACAAAGTATAAGCAAAGCCTAGAAGCCGATTTGCTCAGCAAGCCTTCATCTTTTTATTTAGGGAGTGAAGATACATCCCAAACAAGCAGCTATAGAACTACAAGAGATCTGGCAGATCAAAAGTTGGATTCCCCGGTTGGTGGAACAGATCCATTCCGAGGCATCACCCATGAACACAAAGCCTACTTCGATGATCCAGTCCCGGCCTTACGAGATGAAAAGTCTCCAGAACCTAAAGAACTTCAAGATTTTTTCGAGGACACAAAAAATAGGTCGACATTGGAGAAGACAGATTCCTACGCCTCAAGAAAAGATGTAGATGATGTATCAACAGAAGCAAAAACATACGATCATGGATCTTATACCAGTGAGGTATTATCCCAAGACATTAACCTCTCTCCACCAAATGTGCAAAGTGGATTGGAGCCACATTACGGTGAGCATGACATCGCCACAGAGGGTCACACGTCCCTATCTCAGCTGCGGATTCCTGCTGTAGGCCAAGAGTCAGAAACCATGGATTCCATTTGTGACCAATGTAGGAACAGTGGCAAAATAGTTCAGACGTCATCCGGCCATTTGTGTGTTAAATGTTATGCAACGTCTATAATCTCTGCTCTTAATAATGCAGCAAAGGGCACCTTGAGAGCAACCATGAATCATACGCCCATGAGCCTGAGACTATCTGGGTATGAACGAGATACTACTTTGAAGATAATTTATGAGGTTCCAGATGGAGTGCAAGGG GCCGGAGATCCTCAACCAGGTAGCCTGTACAAAGGTGGCAAGTTTGAGGCGTACCTGCCAGATAACCGAGAGGGGAGGAAGCTCCTTGCCCTGCTGCAGAAAGCTCTGGATCAGGGACTCATTTTTCACATCAAGACATTTGATACAGGAGAAAAGGTCACATGGCACAAAATTCCTCATAAAACGTCCCCAGATGGAGGGAAGCAAAA GAACGGATATCCTGATTTGGCGTATATGAAGTCTACTATCGCTATCCTTAAGCAAAATGGCATAGAGTAA